The following proteins come from a genomic window of Paucimonas lemoignei:
- a CDS encoding histidine kinase, HAMP region: MNRPTPVKTDNFFLLIFRALRHRRVPIALRIASHNVILVALALVIYAGVMGLQFKQAMHEQADALGQALTTQTATSATELLVSNDILSLNVLLGNLVKNPLVAHAAIYSVDNRILAEAGQRPKNGLLGEAEGLYEIKITFQDVMAGHLRISLDMSQFQQPMTISLQSMGILAGILLALALALSLRLGRHISTPLLQLRVWLRDIDPYTPAVERQDEIGDLARQLRTSFAPPMPEPEPEPEPEYAEEPSEDDPYLDADDEPEPPVTKGRGQREPGFDEAPKTPRLPAPLVQRRLVAEEDEEDDGEDPFADLRDSTSPAPVVSKAAVVPSTPQPSAVLAVQLGSQDQLRRLPRARLTDLLQRYRDCLDQASSLYEGELHTLNDGSTLMLFHFQESGDDYLTNAICCGELLRALSHALQIEVADSGITLQLQLGLTLGEGLAGLSQIDLLLTETAQDALALSQHSRNLLLVERKINDDALVRQRARIRPIASPEGACCVERLMEPYPSMLERQLARMHETRKA, translated from the coding sequence GTGAACCGGCCCACGCCAGTTAAAACCGATAATTTCTTCCTGCTCATCTTCCGTGCACTGCGCCATCGCCGTGTCCCGATTGCTTTGCGCATTGCCAGCCATAACGTGATCCTGGTCGCTTTGGCGCTGGTGATTTACGCCGGCGTCATGGGTTTGCAATTCAAGCAGGCCATGCATGAGCAGGCCGATGCGCTGGGCCAGGCGTTAACCACGCAAACGGCGACCTCTGCCACAGAGCTGCTGGTGTCCAACGACATCCTCAGCCTCAACGTGTTGCTGGGTAACCTGGTCAAGAACCCGCTGGTGGCGCATGCCGCGATCTACAGCGTGGATAACCGCATCCTTGCCGAAGCCGGTCAGCGCCCGAAAAACGGACTGTTGGGCGAAGCCGAGGGGCTGTATGAAATCAAGATCACGTTCCAGGATGTAATGGCGGGGCACCTGCGCATCAGCCTGGACATGTCGCAGTTCCAGCAACCGATGACCATCAGCTTGCAGAGCATGGGCATTCTGGCCGGGATCCTGCTGGCACTGGCGCTGGCCTTGAGCTTGCGCCTGGGTCGCCATATTTCCACGCCCCTGCTGCAATTGCGGGTGTGGCTGCGCGATATCGACCCGTACACCCCGGCTGTCGAACGCCAGGATGAAATCGGTGATCTGGCCCGCCAGCTGCGCACTTCTTTCGCACCGCCCATGCCGGAACCCGAGCCTGAGCCGGAGCCTGAATACGCCGAAGAGCCGTCCGAAGATGATCCTTATCTGGATGCGGACGACGAGCCTGAGCCGCCAGTTACAAAGGGTCGCGGTCAGCGCGAGCCGGGCTTTGACGAGGCGCCGAAAACGCCACGCCTGCCAGCCCCGCTAGTGCAGCGCCGTCTGGTGGCCGAGGAAGATGAAGAAGACGACGGTGAAGACCCGTTCGCCGATCTGCGTGACAGCACCAGCCCGGCACCGGTGGTCAGCAAAGCCGCCGTTGTTCCGAGCACGCCTCAGCCAAGTGCGGTACTGGCCGTGCAGCTGGGCTCCCAGGATCAGCTGCGTCGCCTGCCCCGCGCTCGACTGACTGATCTGCTGCAGCGTTATCGCGACTGCCTTGATCAGGCGTCCTCGCTGTACGAGGGCGAGCTGCACACTCTCAATGACGGCAGCACCCTGATGCTGTTTCACTTCCAGGAAAGCGGCGACGACTACCTGACCAACGCCATTTGCTGTGGCGAGTTGTTGCGCGCCCTGAGCCATGCGTTGCAGATAGAAGTCGCTGACAGCGGCATCACCCTGCAATTGCAACTGGGCCTGACATTGGGTGAAGGCCTGGCGGGTCTGAGTCAGATCGACCTGCTGCTGACCGAAACCGCGCAGGATGCGTTGGCCCTGTCGCAGCACAGCCGCAATCTGCTGCTGGTAGAGCGCAAGATCAACGACGACGCACTGGTTCGCCAGCGCGCCCGTATCCGCCCTATCGCCAGCCCGGAAGGCGCTTGCTGCGTAGAGCGCCTGATGGAGCCTTACCCCTCGATGCTCGAACGCCAACTGGCACGCATGCACGAGACCCGCAAGGCGTAG
- the serB_2 gene encoding phosphoserine phosphatase SerB — protein sequence MREIVLINITGEDRPGLTSAITGVLAQGEVNILDIGQAVIHDTLSFGILVEIPGTEQGAQVLKKLLSTASSLDQQVRVTPVSEDDYQRWVENQGQARHIVTLLSRKVTAEQLQRVTAITAQHGLNIDKIDRLSARTPLDAPTDKSKVCIEFSVLGEPADAKALQAEFLGVAQELNIDIAFQQDSLFRRNRRLAVFDMDSTLIEAEVIDELAKAYGVGDRVSEITERAMRGELDFRASFKERMALLKGLDVSVLDEIGASLRLTEGAENLFAELKRLGYKTAILSGGFTYFARQIQARLGIDYVFANELEVVDGKCTGVAVEPIVDAQRKADLLRELAAKEGLSLEQTIAVGDGANDLPMLAIAGLGVAFRAKPLVKQSAKQAISTLGLDGVLYLLGVRDREGRG from the coding sequence TTGCGCGAAATCGTCCTGATTAACATCACCGGTGAAGACCGTCCCGGTCTCACTTCGGCCATCACTGGCGTGCTCGCCCAAGGTGAGGTGAATATCCTCGACATTGGTCAGGCGGTGATCCACGACACCTTGTCGTTCGGCATCCTGGTGGAAATTCCAGGCACCGAGCAGGGCGCCCAGGTTCTCAAAAAGCTGCTGTCGACTGCCTCCAGCCTGGATCAGCAGGTGCGCGTGACGCCGGTATCGGAAGACGATTACCAGCGCTGGGTCGAAAACCAGGGTCAGGCCCGACACATCGTTACGCTGTTGAGCCGCAAAGTCACCGCCGAGCAATTGCAGCGCGTGACGGCCATTACTGCTCAGCACGGGCTGAATATCGACAAGATTGATCGCCTGTCTGCACGTACGCCGCTGGATGCTCCCACTGACAAAAGTAAAGTGTGCATCGAATTTTCAGTGCTCGGCGAACCTGCCGACGCCAAGGCGTTGCAGGCCGAATTCCTCGGCGTTGCTCAGGAATTGAACATCGATATCGCGTTCCAGCAGGATTCGCTGTTCCGCCGCAATCGGCGTCTGGCCGTGTTTGACATGGACTCGACGCTGATCGAAGCAGAAGTCATCGACGAGTTGGCCAAGGCTTACGGCGTGGGTGATCGGGTTTCGGAAATCACCGAGCGTGCGATGCGCGGCGAGCTGGATTTTCGTGCCAGCTTCAAAGAGCGCATGGCCTTGCTCAAGGGCCTGGACGTCAGTGTGCTCGATGAAATCGGCGCCTCGCTGCGCCTGACCGAGGGCGCGGAAAACCTGTTCGCCGAACTCAAGCGTCTGGGCTACAAGACCGCGATTCTGTCGGGTGGCTTCACTTACTTTGCCAGGCAGATCCAGGCCAGGCTGGGCATCGATTATGTGTTCGCCAACGAGCTGGAAGTCGTGGATGGCAAGTGCACCGGGGTGGCGGTCGAGCCGATTGTCGATGCTCAGCGCAAGGCTGACTTGCTGCGTGAACTGGCGGCGAAGGAAGGCTTGAGCCTGGAGCAGACCATTGCAGTAGGCGACGGCGCCAACGACTTGCCGATGCTGGCGATTGCCGGGCTGGGCGTTGCGTTCCGGGCCAAGCCGTTGGTGAAGCAGTCTGCGAAACAGGCGATCTCCACACTGGGTCTGGATGGCGTGCTGTATCTGTTGGGCGTTCGGGATCGGGAAGGGCGGGGCTGA
- a CDS encoding molecular chaperone produces MSNLSLPVLLRVPTPTQSSLTFCEANPKDLKRWISTLPKANLGETARQLYQSLTELNQLLTPSDNRLQMLELLRPEVYFVCKHLERHFLNQAVVLDERPRKVANLCQALQNHLAVGYKLIVERISTRLTKDRVPLLTTALQRAVHCLNGPLIRATQLYCPVQDGLWAELHQLYLIASQHQLQNIPVNDEQAVHTRALTVEQTYIIGLMMGCSRCNQMRQLNIGRLAEVLDAWSPLVRLQSPVDESSLFALSAKQDKPPLYKSLFSEELHPGLLGINTQALAAMINRYLEMPADQRSQLPLLVPQGFTTEFLQHLAVVWGDVAERTFQRTAGQGQLSICIGMSALHYYLAGQRSFSEMLQLPVPKAAEFKLELVSDKTDDPWGNAFDSQRGNTSEHMLPYEEIEYQQAEADGGESASNAQQGFPTFDLQIVNHSPGGYCLAWPKEVPPQLQAGELLGIQDYAGQGWSIAVIRWVRQVRTGGTQMGIELIAPLAQPCGLQIVRDGQNSPFMRALMLPEIRAMEQPATILAPRLPFKEGNSVIINIAGEQLRGLLGTQRASSGSYNQFEYETFEAPTNSEGGPAKPDQEFDSLWTSL; encoded by the coding sequence ATGAGTAATTTGAGCCTTCCTGTGTTGTTGCGTGTTCCTACGCCGACGCAGTCGAGCCTGACGTTCTGTGAAGCCAATCCCAAGGATCTCAAGCGTTGGATATCGACGCTGCCCAAAGCAAACCTCGGCGAAACCGCCCGCCAGCTTTACCAGAGCCTCACCGAACTCAACCAACTGCTGACGCCTAGCGACAACCGCCTGCAAATGCTCGAACTGCTACGTCCCGAAGTCTATTTCGTGTGCAAGCACCTGGAGCGGCACTTTCTCAATCAGGCGGTGGTCCTCGACGAACGTCCGCGCAAGGTCGCCAACCTGTGCCAAGCGCTGCAAAACCATCTGGCCGTCGGCTACAAACTGATTGTCGAGCGCATCAGTACGCGGCTGACCAAAGATCGCGTGCCGCTGTTGACCACCGCACTGCAACGTGCGGTGCATTGCCTCAACGGCCCGTTGATCCGCGCCACTCAGTTGTATTGCCCGGTGCAGGACGGCCTTTGGGCCGAGCTGCATCAGCTCTACCTGATCGCCAGTCAGCATCAGTTGCAAAACATACCGGTCAATGACGAGCAGGCAGTCCATACCCGCGCGCTGACTGTCGAGCAGACCTACATCATCGGTCTGATGATGGGCTGCTCGCGCTGCAACCAGATGCGCCAGCTCAATATTGGTCGCCTCGCCGAAGTGCTCGATGCCTGGAGCCCATTGGTGCGCCTGCAATCGCCGGTCGACGAGAGCAGCCTGTTCGCGCTTTCCGCCAAACAGGACAAGCCGCCCCTTTATAAATCGCTGTTCTCAGAAGAGCTGCATCCAGGCCTGCTGGGGATAAACACCCAGGCGCTTGCCGCGATGATCAATCGCTATCTGGAGATGCCTGCCGATCAGCGTTCGCAGCTGCCGTTACTGGTGCCGCAAGGGTTCACCACCGAGTTCCTGCAACACCTGGCAGTGGTCTGGGGGGATGTGGCCGAGCGCACCTTTCAGCGCACCGCCGGGCAGGGCCAACTGTCGATATGCATCGGCATGAGTGCCCTGCACTATTATCTGGCGGGCCAGCGGTCTTTCAGCGAAATGCTGCAACTGCCAGTGCCCAAGGCAGCAGAGTTCAAGCTGGAACTGGTCAGCGACAAAACCGATGACCCGTGGGGCAACGCTTTCGACAGTCAGCGCGGCAATACGTCGGAGCACATGCTGCCCTACGAGGAAATCGAGTATCAGCAAGCCGAGGCTGACGGCGGCGAATCGGCCTCCAATGCCCAGCAAGGCTTCCCGACCTTTGATCTGCAGATCGTCAATCACAGCCCCGGCGGTTATTGCCTGGCATGGCCCAAGGAAGTACCGCCGCAGCTGCAGGCGGGTGAACTGCTGGGGATTCAGGATTACGCCGGTCAGGGCTGGAGCATCGCGGTGATCCGTTGGGTACGACAAGTGCGCACCGGCGGCACGCAGATGGGCATCGAGCTGATTGCGCCCCTTGCCCAGCCGTGCGGCTTGCAGATCGTACGTGACGGGCAGAACAGCCCATTCATGCGCGCACTGATGCTGCCGGAGATCCGCGCCATGGAACAGCCCGCGACGATTCTGGCCCCACGCCTGCCCTTCAAGGAAGGCAACAGCGTGATCATCAATATCGCCGGGGAACAATTGCGAGGTTTGCTGGGCACGCAACGCGCCAGCAGTGGCAGCTATAACCAGTTCGAGTACGAAACCTTCGAAGCCCCCACCAATTCCGAAGGCGGCCCGGCCAAGCCTGATCAGGAATTTGATTCGTTGTGGACGTCGCTTTAA
- the psd gene encoding phosphatidylserine decarboxylase — protein MKERLFILSQYLLPHHLLSRLAGCVAECRVRWFKNAFTAWFARRYQVDMSQALVEDLAAYEHFNAFFTRALKPGARPLDETPGAILSPADGAISQLGPIEQGRIFQAKGHSFSVLELLGGDAALAAPFMGGEFATVYLSPKDYHRVHMPLAGTLREMVYVPGRIFSVNQTTAENVPELFAQNERAVCIFDTERGPMAVVLVGAMIVASIETVWAGLVTPPKRQLKTFRYDEAARAPIHLEKGAEMGRFKLGSTAIVLFGPNQVKWAEQLGATSPVRMGQALGLPVEA, from the coding sequence ATGAAAGAGCGTCTGTTTATCCTCAGCCAGTATTTGCTGCCGCACCATCTCCTGTCGCGTCTGGCAGGTTGCGTGGCCGAGTGCCGTGTGCGCTGGTTCAAAAATGCATTCACTGCCTGGTTCGCGCGTCGCTATCAGGTCGACATGTCCCAGGCACTGGTTGAAGACCTGGCCGCTTACGAGCATTTCAATGCCTTCTTCACCCGCGCGCTGAAACCCGGCGCACGTCCGCTGGATGAAACCCCGGGCGCGATCCTGTCCCCGGCAGACGGTGCGATCAGCCAGCTGGGCCCGATCGAACAGGGCCGTATCTTCCAGGCCAAAGGCCACAGTTTCAGCGTGCTTGAACTGCTCGGTGGCGATGCCGCCCTGGCTGCGCCATTCATGGGCGGCGAATTTGCCACGGTTTATCTGTCACCCAAGGATTACCACCGCGTGCACATGCCGTTGGCCGGCACTCTGCGGGAAATGGTCTATGTGCCTGGGCGGATTTTCTCGGTCAACCAGACCACTGCCGAAAACGTTCCTGAACTGTTCGCGCAAAACGAACGCGCGGTCTGCATTTTCGACACCGAGCGTGGGCCGATGGCCGTTGTGCTGGTGGGCGCAATGATCGTGGCGTCCATCGAGACCGTATGGGCCGGCCTGGTGACCCCGCCAAAACGTCAGCTCAAAACCTTCCGCTACGATGAGGCCGCCCGCGCGCCGATCCACCTTGAAAAGGGCGCAGAAATGGGTCGCTTCAAGCTGGGTTCCACCGCCATCGTGCTGTTTGGCCCGAACCAGGTGAAGTGGGCCGAGCAGCTCGGAGCAACCTCGCCGGTACGCATGGGTCAGGCCTTGGGGTTGCCTGTCGAAGCCTGA
- the rhdA gene encoding bifunctional thiosulfate sulfurtransferase/phosphatidylserine decarboxylase — protein MSVFSGLPLVIEPQDLKERLESPQLILVDLTSRTRYDAGHIPGAHFVDPKRTQLGLPPAPGLLPAKADLETLFGELGHNPDAVYVVYDDEGGGWAGRFIWLLDVIGHSHYHYVDGGLLAWQAADLPLSTEVPTATGAPVALTLHTGPTATREYLQSRLGADDLAIWDARGPTEYSGEKVLAAKAGHVPGAINFEWTAGMDPARNLRIREDIGEILTGLGITADKEIITHCQTHHRSGFTYLVAKALGYPRVKGYAGSWGEWGNHPDTPVER, from the coding sequence ATGTCCGTCTTCTCCGGCCTGCCGCTGGTTATCGAGCCGCAGGACCTCAAGGAACGCCTTGAGTCGCCACAATTGATCCTCGTGGATCTGACCAGCCGAACCCGCTACGACGCCGGACACATCCCCGGCGCACACTTTGTGGACCCCAAGCGCACTCAGTTGGGGCTGCCTCCTGCGCCCGGTTTGTTGCCTGCCAAAGCTGACCTCGAAACCCTGTTCGGCGAACTCGGCCACAACCCGGATGCGGTGTATGTGGTCTACGACGACGAAGGCGGCGGCTGGGCCGGACGCTTTATTTGGTTACTGGATGTTATCGGCCATAGCCACTATCACTATGTCGATGGTGGTTTGCTGGCCTGGCAAGCCGCTGATTTGCCGCTGTCCACAGAGGTTCCGACGGCCACAGGCGCGCCTGTCGCCCTGACACTGCACACGGGACCGACCGCCACCCGCGAGTACCTGCAAAGTCGCCTTGGTGCTGATGATCTGGCAATCTGGGACGCTCGTGGCCCCACAGAATATTCAGGCGAAAAAGTCCTTGCGGCCAAAGCCGGGCATGTTCCCGGGGCCATCAATTTTGAATGGACCGCTGGCATGGATCCGGCACGCAACCTGCGAATCCGCGAAGACATCGGCGAAATCCTGACGGGTCTGGGCATCACAGCCGACAAAGAAATCATCACCCACTGCCAGACCCACCACCGCTCAGGCTTCACCTATCTGGTGGCCAAGGCGCTGGGTTACCCGCGAGTCAAAGGATACGCGGGCTCATGGGGCGAATGGGGCAACCATCCGGACACGCCTGTAGAGCGTTGA
- a CDS encoding signal transduction protein produces the protein MLPETSTPLAVPKTLDGWLKQLDGIALPVPAISHGKVRSALNDSCRSLRDIADLMQDSPALVLSVMREANHQSTGVSEPAESLEVAITRLGLARTEVLLNRLPALETAKIPATFRQLLLISQHASQQANGLFASRLARLWQDIHLGSLLFLSPLWPMALAHPKLLDEWELRVIHKGESARKVETQLFGVSLLELCFELANLWRLPIWVTQGYKLLMSERRQLVKALHIARGNDDPLQQQQLMDADPNLRRWLNQPANTVLLGNGLALSAQQAWDSPHCLRWELLTSLYLQQSMDSVQQQAHQNAVASARQHIDHGLWHPAEALLWPWTTRRIHSKLKAAPPPPPELLQSWRKQCAELLMDPSPFSNAMHLTTTARDALVACGMERVMLLMLDKTATLLRVHQIAGLRSESASLSLSIKESTVLQRLLAQPTQLRMTPANIEQFSALLPGNLKALFPGKHWLIRSLSSNSKVLMLVIADQGGGPLSETSVQAFGKTCQCIERALTSFSGRKA, from the coding sequence ATGCTCCCAGAAACCTCGACACCGCTTGCCGTTCCGAAAACCCTCGACGGCTGGCTCAAGCAACTGGATGGCATTGCGCTGCCGGTGCCGGCCATCAGCCACGGCAAGGTTCGCAGTGCGCTGAACGACAGCTGCCGTTCGTTGCGAGACATCGCGGACCTGATGCAGGACAGCCCGGCGCTGGTACTCAGCGTGATGCGCGAAGCCAACCACCAGAGCACCGGTGTGAGCGAACCGGCCGAAAGCCTGGAAGTGGCCATCACCCGGCTGGGGTTGGCGCGCACCGAGGTGTTGCTCAACAGATTGCCTGCCTTGGAAACGGCAAAAATCCCTGCCACCTTTCGCCAGTTACTGCTGATCAGCCAGCATGCCAGCCAGCAGGCGAATGGCTTGTTTGCCAGCCGCCTGGCGCGGTTGTGGCAAGACATCCATTTGGGCAGCCTGCTGTTTCTGTCCCCGCTTTGGCCCATGGCGCTGGCGCATCCAAAACTGCTGGACGAGTGGGAATTACGCGTTATCCACAAGGGCGAATCCGCACGCAAAGTCGAAACCCAGCTGTTCGGCGTCAGCCTTCTGGAGCTCTGCTTCGAACTCGCGAACTTGTGGCGCCTGCCCATCTGGGTAACCCAGGGTTACAAATTACTGATGAGTGAGCGCCGCCAACTGGTCAAGGCGCTGCACATCGCCCGGGGCAATGACGACCCCTTGCAGCAACAGCAACTGATGGACGCCGACCCGAATCTGCGACGCTGGCTCAACCAACCTGCCAACACCGTGCTGCTGGGCAACGGGCTGGCACTGTCGGCGCAACAGGCCTGGGACAGCCCGCACTGCCTGCGCTGGGAATTGTTGACCAGCCTTTATCTGCAACAAAGCATGGACAGCGTCCAGCAACAGGCGCACCAGAACGCCGTGGCCAGCGCGCGACAGCACATCGACCACGGCTTGTGGCATCCCGCCGAAGCATTGCTCTGGCCTTGGACGACCCGCCGCATCCACAGCAAACTCAAGGCCGCTCCCCCGCCTCCGCCCGAGCTGCTTCAAAGCTGGCGAAAGCAATGCGCCGAACTGTTGATGGACCCTTCGCCATTCAGCAACGCCATGCACTTGACCACCACTGCCCGCGACGCCCTGGTCGCCTGTGGCATGGAACGGGTCATGCTGTTGATGCTCGACAAAACCGCGACCCTGCTGCGGGTTCATCAGATTGCAGGGTTGCGCAGCGAATCCGCGTCACTGTCGCTTTCCATAAAAGAAAGCACTGTGCTTCAGCGCTTGCTCGCGCAGCCCACCCAACTGCGTATGACCCCGGCCAATATCGAGCAATTCTCAGCGCTGCTACCGGGCAATCTCAAAGCGTTATTCCCCGGCAAGCACTGGTTGATCAGATCGCTGAGCAGCAACAGCAAAGTGCTGATGCTGGTGATAGCGGATCAGGGTGGCGGGCCGCTTTCGGAAACTTCTGTGCAGGCTTTCGGGAAAACCTGCCAATGCATCGAGCGGGCGCTGACCAGCTTTAGTGGCCGCAAAGCCTGA
- the motA gene encoding flagellar motor protein MotA, whose translation MAKIIGIIVVFASVLAGYVLSHGKIAALIQPFEVLIIGGAALGAFLQANPGYMTMHVIKKSLKMFSTRFTHAFYLEVLGLVYEILNKSRREGMMAIEGDIEDASASPIFAKYPGVLKDERMTAYICDYLRIMSSGNMAPHELEGLFDMELQSIKEELGHPSHAVTGVADGMPGFGIVAAVLGIVVTMASLGDGDKAAIGNHVGAALVGTFFGILAAYGFFGPLATSLAHDAKEELNVYEAIKASLVASASGMPPSLAVEFGRKVLYPAHRPSFSELEQAVRGR comes from the coding sequence ATGGCTAAAATTATCGGCATCATCGTGGTTTTCGCGAGCGTGCTCGCGGGCTACGTCCTTTCCCACGGCAAAATTGCCGCGCTGATCCAGCCTTTCGAGGTGTTGATCATCGGTGGTGCGGCACTGGGCGCGTTCCTGCAGGCCAACCCTGGCTACATGACCATGCACGTGATCAAGAAGTCGCTGAAGATGTTCAGCACTCGTTTCACGCATGCGTTTTATCTGGAAGTGCTGGGGCTGGTGTACGAGATCCTCAACAAGAGCCGTCGCGAAGGCATGATGGCGATCGAAGGGGACATCGAGGATGCGTCAGCAAGCCCGATTTTCGCCAAGTACCCCGGGGTTCTGAAAGACGAGCGGATGACCGCTTACATCTGTGATTACCTGCGCATCATGTCGTCCGGCAACATGGCTCCCCACGAGCTGGAAGGCCTGTTCGACATGGAGCTGCAAAGCATCAAGGAAGAGCTGGGCCACCCTTCCCACGCGGTAACCGGCGTTGCTGACGGTATGCCAGGTTTCGGTATCGTCGCGGCGGTACTGGGTATCGTGGTGACCATGGCTTCCCTGGGTGACGGCGACAAGGCTGCCATCGGTAACCACGTAGGTGCGGCACTGGTGGGTACCTTCTTCGGTATTCTCGCGGCGTATGGTTTCTTCGGTCCGTTGGCTACCTCCCTGGCCCACGACGCCAAGGAAGAGCTCAACGTCTACGAAGCCATCAAGGCGTCCCTGGTTGCATCGGCGTCCGGCATGCCGCCTTCGCTGGCCGTCGAGTTCGGCCGCAAGGTTCTTTATCCTGCGCATCGGCCCAGCTTCAGCGAGCTGGAGCAAGCGGTTCGCGGTCGCTGA
- the motB_1 gene encoding flagellar motor protein MotB — protein MENNQPIIIKRVKRYEGGHHGGAWKIAFADFATAMMAFFLVLWLMSSATPEQLIAIAGYFKDPVGFSDSGSPYVIDLGGSPEMSPDQTLNPEVKSTPTPDNVPIESDTAEAKAEEVEQERLELLLQELQNKINENPDLQKFKDQIHFEITQDGLRIQITDAENRPMFDLGSARLKPYFEDILLAMADTIKAVPNKVSISGHTDAKPYVGNGEFGNWELSANRANSARRALVAGTYPENQVARVVGYASSMLYDRDHPQNPINRRIDIMVLTKKAMQRIEGSQVYRGGQSKDPATAPAPAAPVNPRIQPPDDPQAYAQPHEIRQKLNLFEDGTLKMQETKN, from the coding sequence ATGGAAAATAATCAGCCGATAATCATCAAGCGCGTCAAGCGCTATGAAGGCGGTCACCACGGCGGCGCATGGAAAATCGCCTTCGCCGACTTCGCGACCGCCATGATGGCGTTCTTTCTGGTGCTGTGGCTGATGTCCTCAGCCACGCCGGAACAGTTGATCGCCATTGCCGGTTACTTCAAGGATCCGGTCGGGTTCTCGGACAGCGGCTCGCCCTATGTGATTGACCTGGGCGGCTCGCCGGAAATGTCTCCTGACCAGACCCTGAACCCGGAGGTCAAATCCACGCCGACGCCGGATAACGTGCCTATTGAGTCCGACACTGCAGAAGCCAAAGCCGAAGAGGTTGAGCAGGAACGTCTGGAATTGCTGCTCCAGGAGCTGCAGAACAAGATCAACGAGAACCCGGACCTGCAGAAATTCAAGGATCAGATCCACTTCGAGATCACTCAGGACGGTCTGCGCATCCAGATTACCGATGCTGAAAACCGGCCGATGTTCGATCTGGGCAGCGCCAGGCTCAAACCGTATTTCGAAGACATTCTGCTGGCCATGGCTGACACCATCAAAGCGGTGCCAAACAAGGTCAGCATCAGCGGCCATACCGATGCCAAACCTTATGTCGGTAATGGTGAATTCGGTAACTGGGAACTGTCGGCAAACCGGGCCAACTCTGCGCGTCGGGCGCTGGTTGCCGGGACTTATCCGGAAAACCAGGTTGCGCGGGTCGTGGGTTATGCGTCGTCGATGCTGTATGACCGCGACCATCCGCAAAACCCGATTAACCGGCGCATCGATATCATGGTCCTGACCAAGAAAGCCATGCAGCGTATTGAAGGCAGTCAGGTTTACAGGGGCGGCCAGAGCAAAGACCCGGCCACTGCGCCTGCACCGGCTGCGCCAGTCAATCCGAGAATCCAGCCGCCGGATGATCCACAGGCCTACGCTCAGCCGCACGAAATCCGGCAGAAGCTGAACCTGTTCGAAGATGGCACGCTGAAGATGCAAGAGACGAAGAACTAG
- the rsgA gene encoding GTPase — MAKRQLNRRQNWRIEKIQGERAARAAKRESQTLETLEGGDLGPEQTGLVIAHFGVQVEVEAQDGEQTGQVFRCHLRANLPALVTGDRVVWRAGNQGIGVIVAQLPRNTELCRPDSRGQLKPVAANVDLIVIVFAPMPEPHANLIDRYLVAAEHAGIRPLLLLNKFDLIDEQNAPALNALLAVYRTLGYPVLEVSAHHGDGMQQLQTQLDGHISVFVGQSGVGKSSLVNSLLPEVETRVGPLSEVSGQGTHTTTTARLFHFPRGGDLIDSPGIREFGLGHVSRADVEAGFIEFNDLIGTCRFRDCKHDREPGCALLIALEEGRVQQQRMNSYRSIIASLPESSY, encoded by the coding sequence ATGGCCAAACGCCAACTCAATCGTCGTCAAAACTGGCGCATCGAAAAAATTCAGGGCGAGCGCGCCGCCCGCGCCGCCAAACGTGAGTCGCAGACTCTGGAAACCCTCGAGGGCGGTGATCTTGGCCCCGAGCAGACCGGTCTGGTGATCGCGCACTTTGGCGTGCAAGTCGAAGTGGAGGCTCAGGACGGCGAACAGACCGGTCAGGTTTTCCGCTGCCATTTGCGCGCCAACCTGCCTGCTCTGGTCACCGGTGATCGGGTGGTCTGGCGTGCTGGCAATCAGGGCATCGGCGTCATCGTCGCCCAATTGCCGCGTAACACCGAGCTGTGCCGTCCTGACAGCCGCGGCCAGCTCAAGCCGGTTGCAGCCAACGTCGACCTGATCGTGATTGTGTTCGCGCCCATGCCCGAACCCCACGCCAACCTGATCGACCGCTATCTGGTTGCTGCCGAGCATGCGGGTATTCGACCGCTGCTGTTGCTGAACAAATTCGATCTGATCGATGAGCAGAACGCTCCGGCGCTCAACGCCCTGCTGGCGGTGTATCGCACACTGGGTTATCCGGTGCTGGAAGTGTCTGCGCACCATGGTGATGGCATGCAACAGCTGCAAACCCAGCTGGATGGCCACATCAGTGTGTTCGTCGGCCAATCGGGTGTCGGCAAGTCGTCGCTGGTCAACAGCCTGCTGCCGGAAGTCGAAACCCGCGTCGGGCCGTTGTCGGAAGTGTCCGGCCAGGGCACCCATACCACGACCACCGCGCGGCTGTTCCACTTCCCCCGTGGCGGCGATCTGATCGACTCACCGGGTATCCGCGAATTCGGCCTGGGCCACGTCAGCCGCGCTGACGTTGAAGCAGGTTTCATCGAGTTCAACGACCTGATCGGCACCTGCCGCTTCCGTGACTGCAAGCACGACCGGGAACCTGGCTGCGCACTGCTGATCGCCCTGGAAGAAGGCCGCGTACAGCAACAGCGCATGAACAGCTACCGCTCGATCATCGCCAGTTTGCCCGAGAGCAGTTACTGA